One genomic window of Camelina sativa cultivar DH55 chromosome 5, Cs, whole genome shotgun sequence includes the following:
- the LOC104784832 gene encoding nuclear pore complex protein NUP62-like, producing the protein MSGFSFGQSNSAGGFSFGSSSVTNSSSAASTTSPLSFSFNQSSNPSSTGFGFGSTASSSTPASSTTPSFGFGASSTTSFGFGSSASSTPSFGFGSSASSTPASSTPSFGFGANASSSGSAPSLFGSSTTNASSPFGFVTSSASQPGSSPFGAPSSSSAAPSSSLFGAAPASASSGSSSLFGSSSASASSSPLFGGSSSAAASTSPLFGAPSSATGSSLPFGVASSTSASSSSIFGATGSTPSFSVASSASGSSSSIFGATGSTPSFGVASSAPGSSPSIFGSAGSSPSIFGSSSAAGSTPSLFGSSSSGATASSPSPFGVSTINPSPASASPFSASTGFSFLKSTASSTTTTTASAPPQTATSSSSSSFSFGPPASSGFNLSTGSSAAPASSTPGALFSIATTTTTTTSSSTPAATSAPASSAAASTMGFPSFSLSSSATNTTPASSTPAAGSTSSFTAFAVPPTSTPASSSQPQTTTPTFSFSVPSSTSTTAPATSSATTTQTSLVVASSSGTSTAVAPVAGSPKLPSEITGKTVEEIIKEWNTELQERTGRFRKQANAIAEWDKRILQNRDVLLRLEIEVAKVVETQSSLERQLELIETHQQEVDKALQSMEEEAERIYNDERKSLLDDEAASTRDAMYEQSELVERELEHMTEQIRSIIQSVNANQGGELEAIDGMSPLDVVVRILNNQLSSLMWIDEKAEEFSSRIQKIASQGSSGDRELMAPKHWMS; encoded by the exons ATGTCGGGTTTTTCGTTTGGTCAATCCAATTCCGCGGGAGGTTTCTCATTCGGATCTTCTTCCGTAACTAATTCATCTTCTGCTGCATCTACCACTTCACcgttatctttctcctttaaccAATCTTCAAACCCTAGCTCCACCGGATTTGGTTTCGGATCCACCGCATCGTCATCAACCCCTGCTTCATCCACAACCCCATCGTTTGGATTCGGAGCTTCCTCAACTACTTCGTTCGGATTCGGTTCTTCTGCTTCATCGACTCCTTCGTTTGGATTCGGATCCTCTGCTTCGTCGACTCCTGCTTCCTCAACTCCTTCATTTGGATTTGGAGCCAATGCTTCTTCATCTGGTTCTGCGCCGTCTCTGTTTGGTTCATCTACCACCaatgcttcttctcctttcGGATTCGTAACTTCCTCGGCTTCTCAGCCTGGTTCTTCTCCGTTCGGAGCTCCGTCCTCCTCCTCCGCAGCTCCGTCTTCATCTCTTTTCGGAGCTGCTCCGGCTTCAGCGAGTAGTGGTTCATCATCTCTCTTTGGATCTTCCTCAGCCTCCGCCTCGAGTTCACCTCTCTTCGGAGGATCCTCATCCGCCGCTGCTTCAACATCTCCTCTTTTCGGCGCGCCTTCTTCAGCCACCGGTTCGTCACTTCCCTTCGGCGTCGCCTCATCAACCTCTGCCTCCTCATCATCCATCTTTGGAGCCACCGGCTCGACACCTTCATTCAGTGTTGCCTCATCAGCGTCTGGCTCCTCATCATCCATCTTTGGAGCCACCGGCTCCACACCTTCCTTTGGTGTTGCCTCATCAGCACCTGGCTCCTCACCTTCAATCTTTGGATCCGCCGGTTCGTCACCGTCGATCTTTGGTTCGTCTTCGGCAGCGGGTTCAACTCCGTCTCTCTTTGGATCGTCCTCGTCAGGCGCAACAGCTTCTTCACCTTCCCCGTTTGGAGTATCCACCATTAATCCCTCGCCTGCCTCAGCTTCTCCTTTCTCCGCGTCTACCGGATTCTCTTTCTTGAAAAGCACAGCAAGTTCGACAACCACCACCACTGCTTCTGCTCCTCCACAAACGgctacctcttcttcttcttcatccttctcATTTGGTCCACCCGCAAGTTCAGGCTTTAACCTTTCAACCGGAAGCTCAGCAGCACCTGCCTCTAGCACACCCGGAGCATTGTTTTCTATTGCAACCACCACCACTACTACTACTTCTTCGTCGACTCCCGCTGCTACTAGTGCACCAGCTTCTTCAGCTGCAGCTTCTACAATGGGTTTCCCTTCTTTTAGTCTGAGTTCATCTGCCACCAACACCACTCCGGCTAGCTCGACTCCTGCCGCTGGATCTACTAGCTCCTTTACTGCGTTTGCTGTACCCCCGACTTCAACACCTGCATCATCCTCACAACCACAAACCACTACTCCTACATTCTCATTCA GTGTTCCATCTTCGACTTCTACTACTGCTCCTGCTACCAGTTCTGCTACTACAACACAGACGTCTCTTGTTGTGGCTTCGAGTAGTGG GACGAGCACAGCTGTTGCTCCAGTTGCTGGTTCTCCAAAGTTGCCATCTGAAATAACTGGCAAAACTGTTGAGGAG ATTATCAAGGAGTGGAATACTGAGCTACAAGAACGCACAGGGAGATTCCGGAAACAGGCAAATGCAATAGCAGAGTGGGATAAGCGGATCTTGCAAAACCGTGATGTTCTTTTGAGACTTGAG ATTGAAGTTGCAAAAGTGGTTGAAACCCAATCTAGCTTGGAACGTCAGCTGGAATTAATCGAGACTCATCAGCAAGAG GTTGACAAGGCTTTGCAAAGCATGGAGGAAGAGGCTGAGCGTATATATAATGACGAGCGGAAATCACTTCTTGACGATGAAGCAGCATCAACTAGAGATGCAAT GTATGAACAATCTGAGCTTGTAGAAAGAGAATTGGAGCATATGACTGAACAAATCAGATCGATTATACAATCTGTAAATGCAAACCAG GGTGGAGAACTTGAAGCAATAGATGGGATGAGTCCACTGGATGTAGTTGTAAGAATCTTGAACAATCAACTCAGTTCCTTAATGTGGATTGATGAGAAA GCAGAAGAATTCTCTTCTCGGATTCAAAAAATCGCATCTCAAGGTTCTAGTGGAGATCGTGAATTGATGGCTCCAAAGCACTGGATgtcttga